The Microtus pennsylvanicus isolate mMicPen1 chromosome 14, mMicPen1.hap1, whole genome shotgun sequence DNA window GTCTAGATCGCTGCCTGAATGACTGGATCCAGATGTTAGTGAGGCCTGCAACTTGGCCCACGCCTGAGGAGCCCTGCTCTTGGTGGCCTCTATAAACATCTGGGTTTGCTCCTTCAGCTGGTCTAGTTCCACCTGAGTTGCTTGGTTTTGACGAATCAACTCCTTGGTTTTCAAAGTAATTTCCAGCAAACCAGACTTGTGGAGGACCACTAAGGTATTCTGGAAGCGCCTGtgcttgctctgcctctgctctgaAAAGATGTCTGGGCTGCGGCAGAGCTGCTCTGCCGCCCAGAGCGGTGAGCTGTAACTGGCTGAGAGCGGCGAAAGAGGGGAGCTGCTCTCCAGGCCGTGCAGAGTGCTATCCGACGCACACACAGGACTGGCGGGCGAAGCGAAGGTCAGACTGGGAGCTTTAGCCACATGACTACTGGACACGGGCTGAAGAGTCTGTGGACTCCCACCGGCCCCCAGGGAGGGCACTCCTTGCAGTGCTGAGTCCTCGGTGAGTTTGGAGCTGGGTGGGGCTGGAGTGGAAGGACTGGAGAGCACAGGGCCAGTCTTGGCTGGCTCGCTGGAAGACAGGACTGGTCCCAGTCTCTCCTTACAGATTTTCTTTGGCACCCCACTCGCTCCTCTTTCTTCCGAGCTGAGGGAGAGACTCCTTTTGCCTGGGTGAGGGGCTATTTTGGTGTAAGAATTGAGAATGGGCAAGTAGTTTCTGGAATCTGACTTTTTCTCCCCAGTATGGCAGGGGCTGACAGGAGATGGCACCGGCGGGTGAAGGACAAAGAGCTGTGGCTGTGCTGAGATCACTTCAAAGGAGGGCTGGACAGTCCAGGACTGGAGCTGGGATGAGCTGCTGCCCTGCAAGCAAGGAAAAGAACACTGCATTCAGGATGGGGAGTGCAGCTCCCAGCTTTCACCCAAGGCAAAGGAGGCAGACGCTCAGCTACAGATGCTTCGGGTGCTGTGTGTCCCTAATGCACAGGGGAGCCCTGGTTGAGAACAGGGAGGAAGTGGCCTAAAATACACTTATCTGATATCATActataaaacaaaagagaaccaaaaccaaaagcaagcacaaaaatattttcctaagggaaaacttgaaaaaatatctggggttttatttttgttttcaattctgtctctgtgtgcttgtgtTAGGTAGGTGCAGGTGAGTACAGATGCCCAGGATGCCACAGTCCAACAGGGGTGCTGGGAccaagcttgggtcctctggaagaacaagtgctcctaactactgagctacAGATAGAGAAACTGGAGGTAGATGAAATAGTGGCACAGTCAAGGCACAGCTGAGgcaacaaaaacagagagagctCAATTTCCTGCAAAGTTAAGAGATGCTAACCTCAGGCTGGGGTTCGACTCAGTTGCTGGCATGCTTGCTGAGCATGCTTGGAGTCCTGTTTTggaccccagcaccacataagacctggcatggtggcagatgcctATCTTCTTGGcattcaggaagtagaagcaggagtaTCAAGAGCTCAaattcatcctcagctacaggaGAATTTCAAGATCAACCCGGGCtactggagaccctgtctcaaaacacaaagatacctccccacaaaaacaaacaaacaaaaaaaacaaaaaaccagaagagGCTAGCTTGTCACTGAGCTTCCTAGCTCCTAACCACCCTAGCAGCCTGCCAGCTGTCCTGTGTCCCTCCTGCATGTCCTGGAGCAGCCGCCCTAGGCTGTAACCTGTGTGGCTTGTTGACCCAGCCACAAGGAGTAACAAGAAAGGCAAAAGAGAACCAGAGAGGGAAACAGCCTGGAGTAGACACCCAAAGGCGCAGCACTGGTGGGCTGGAGCAATCTCACTTGGGTTCTACTCCCTGTCTCTATGTTCTCTCATTTCAGTGAGGAGAGCTGAGGTTTCCGCTGAGATGGATCTACCGAGCAAAATGTCCAAATGATTGTCCAGAACTCGCCAGCTGCCCACGCTGCTGACCTCGGTGTGTGTTCTTCAGaagtggccaggcagtgttcGAACACTAAGGGAGTGCCATGCTATGCTATAGCCATGTTCTTAGAACCTCAGCTAAGATGGGAAGGGTCAACACCAAAACCAGATTCTCAATACTCCGATACATAAATGTACCTATTTTCAGAGTAAATTACTGTAAGTTTAAATGTCGTCCAACTTAAATCACTTATCTAACTTAACCAGATTTTTATGAATGAGTTCTCAGTCACAGACCCTATAACCTAACTAATGTTTTCATCCACTTGTGTTTCACGTCTAGATAACAACGACATGATGGGCATTGCTCAGGGCTACAGCCCAGTTCAAACTACTCACAGACTTACAATCACCCAATGGACTCACACCCTTTTGGCATTGCCATCCTCAGCCCACAGAGCTGCCCTGTCACCAAGGTGTGTCTCTAGCTTAAAAACTGCCTCTGCTGCTGGAGCAAAGATGTCCTTCCTgctgtgtttctttgtttgaattGTGTCTTTGGCACAATGTTAATTATGTATGTCAGGTTGCCCTCTAACTTACAATCCTGCCTTCGtgtctccagtgctgagattacaggagtaCACTACCGTGcaggtttataaatgttcttatACTCCTAAATTCCCAAATCAATTCAAATTAAAAAGAGGTTTCCAGGGCTGTTATGTAGTATGATGGTGTGTGTTCACCTAACATACACAGGGCTCAGTTTCAGTGCCCAGAGctgggaaagaaaacaacaacaacaacaaacccttcTGTTTCTCCCCTGAGCTCTGCCTCACGTTAGAATGCACTGCTGGAATGGCCTTTTGGCTTGGTTCCATTATACATTACTATAGCAGGTCAAGGTCCCTGTAGAACTAGAAATCCAAAGGTAACACACTGACAACGTAAGTCCTGACTCATGTAcgtctattttttgtttttaggcatttcttgctctctctcgcgcgctctctctccctctctctctctttctctctctctttctcttccccccttctatcccactctctctcttttctttctctcccccacactctctctcttctctctctctcactcctctctctctctctctccccctccccccactctctctctctctgtgtctgtacaCACTCAGTAATATTATGTGTACACGTGAGCTCAGATGTCTTCAGGTCAGAGGAAGGCATGGTAGAGTATTTGCAgaacatacacacaatttaaaaaataaatcttaaagtcaAAACTttaaatcagaaaacaaacagaaacaaacagcaTCAGTAGTTGAAAGGTAACACTCTCCCCCATCAGTGTGACTCCATCTAGTCTTTGAAACCTACTCCTGCTCAGCAGGAGTGTCTGCACAGGAAGGCACAGACACTTCCATGGGCAAAGGTCCTCCTCACCTGCTTGACCAGCACATTCTTCATGACCACCATCGGGGACAGCGCGGGGAAGGCACTGTTTGCAGCTCTGGAGTTGGGCTGCAGCCTGTCCTCTCTGCTCCAGCCTGAGGCGCTCAGCACGTCCTCTGATTCCATCTGCTCTGCAGAGCTCAAGCACTCTGAGCTCCCATCTGGTGGGCAGAAAAATGGTCAGTTCACGTGGGCTCTAGGCTAACAGCTCGTAACCCAGCCATGGACTCCCTAAAAGAGAAAGGAACGTCTTTGACAGGTGTTTCTATGAGTTTTCTGAGGTGGAAATTTCACTGGATATTCAACAACCATTGCTCTTGCTCTAAAAGTCTAATCACTCTGCTTGACTTTCTTCAGATCCTTAGAAACCTGCATCAGTCAGGGTTTCTGTGAAAGCACTCGGCCCCAGAGTACATGAGGAATGAGCGGAAGACTCCAAAGTGAGatgattacttttattttatgatattaaCAACTTTTTTGTTACACTTTGCATGTGTGGGGATGGGGGATGTGCATGGCTCTATTTTGAAGGCTTTGTAGGTGGCTGAGACAGGCCTTTGTGGGTTGTACCAGGTTCTGACTCTAGCCTGCTTTCTCTGCTCCTGGTCCACTGCCACACACTTCTACCCCCATAGACGAAGCTTCTCTGCCTACCTTCCACCTCTAAGGATTGACTGAGACTATTATGAGCAACATAAACCTTTCTGTCAGATATTTTGGTTGTGGtgatgagaaataaaacaaatgttctcCCTATATGAATTCCACATAAAAGGAATACAGCCAGGTACATGCTAGGAGAAACCAAGAGATGGTTGTACCTTGTTACAGAGGTGTCTTGGACTATTCTAAACATTAACTAACGTGGACCTCAGTTGACAGAGAACTTTCTGGGCATCACAGCCCTAGGGTTCATCTCCAACCACATAAGCTTGGTCTGGTGGTACATGCCTCCACTcaaaaggtggaggcaggggctggagagatggctcagcggttaagagcattgcctctcttccagaggtcctgagttcaattcccagcaaccacatggtggctcacaaccatctgtaatggggtctggtgccctcttctggccttcgagcctacacacagacagaatattgtatacataataaataaatatttaaaaaaaaaacaaaaggtggaggcaggaggatcaggaatataaggtcatctttggctatatagtgaatttgaggtcaaggATACATGAGTActaccgagagagagagagagagagagagagagagagagagagagagagagagaagaagaacaaACCAGGTGTAGTAGCATGTGCCTACAATCCCACTACTCTAGAATCTGAGCCAGAAGGACTCCAAGtccaaagtaattaaaataaatgcaaacatcAACAATTTTATCTTGTGCAGTTTGGCAAAGATTATGTGATCAGAAAGATATTTATCAAGAGGTACATGTACCACTAGGCCCAACTAAAAGATTATCTTTACAATAAAGAAATTTGGTACATAGTACCTTTTAACCAAGGGatcagtgatgtgggatgtccttctgtttatgtgttgcttctaCTGGTTGATGAACAAAGCtcattttggccaatggcttagcagggtaaagccaggcaggaaatctgaacagagatatagagaataggtggagtcgaGGAGATGACATGTAGacgccaaagaagaaagatgccagatcTTTACCAGTactatgagcctcatggtaaaatataaaataacagaaatgggttaatttaagatgtaagagctagctggaaatatgcctgaaccattggccaaacaatgttgcaattaatatagtttttgtgtgattactcGGGTCTGGACAACTGGGAAACTGAAGTGCAGTCTCCTTTTACAGATCAGAGTACTATCAGCAATGAGGATGGGAgctggagcaatgactcagcagttaagaacacttatagaggacccaggttcaattcccagtacccatatcagATGAGCCACAACctcctataactctagttccaggggatctgatgccctctgctggcccccAAAGGCACCTGCATGTATGCAGTGCACAAACTTATgaaagagacacatacatacaaataaagaaccaaatatttttaaaaaagaaaaaaaagagactaaCTTAACAGTTTCCTTGTGCTTTGGGATATGTACAACATCAACAATGCAGTGATCTAATGACTCCAAAATGGAGAAGCTATCAGAAAATCCAGAATGCGGGGCATTCTATAAAACTACAGTCCTATCTTGTTCAAAGATGTAAATGtcataacagaaagaaaagatgggAAGCTATTCTGGGTTAAATAAGGTTAAAAAGGCAGGCTATCTATATACAATGCACACTTCTCAATGGCAAATAGCTATAAGGACATTACAATGGGAAAAATCCAGATAGACTGCGGTCAGAGAGAATTCAATCAGGGTTGACTCTTGGATATAATAATGGCATTATAATTCTATAGAAGAATGTCCTTGTTTCTGAGATTCATACTAAAAATTTAGAGACGAAATACTCATtgtttgaaatttaattttcaaaagttaAGTCAATGTATGCAGGGGAGgatatgaataaagaaaaaataaaaattcttagtggatctgaaagaagaaagcatctttGTTGTGGGGGACTCATTCACTTTCCTTTAGGTTTGAAATTTCTCAAAATAAGTTTGGAAAAATAACTACAATAGAAAATACCATCCATTTTGGTTCTGCAAATTTTACTGAAGTACTTTTCAACCAGGCTTCTGGCTAAGACCAAGTGAGAATCCCATCATCTCCAAGGCAACTGGAATAATTCAGGCAGCAACCATGTCCCTGGAACCTGACCAAGAGTGACCAGTGTTCACTGGCACTGCCTCCTCAAACAGGAATGAGGGTGGCCACTTTTACCACTACTCTGTGTAGAACTGTACTTATTAAAACAACCGGCCTGACAAAGCTGGAGACTTTAGAAGACAGAGCTAAATGCCAATGGTCCTGGGATTAGAAACAGAAAGACTGTGGGTGAGGTTTGTTTCCTTCTTTGACTCCCCAAGTGACTAGACTTTTACTATGAGCATGGATTACCCTTTATGATCTAGAATCAGATCAAAAGGCAAATGTgatattgaaagagaaaaaagcccTTCAGTGTTTTCCAGACCTTCGACCTTGTTTTATAGGCCCCACTTTCCAGGCCCTTCCCCAGCCTCAGTACCAGAATCTCTAGGAGGGTCTAGGAAGCTAAATCTTTAATAGATGTTTCAAGTGGGCTTCATGGTACAACAAACCTGGTAAGCAACTCCATTCAGAGAAGGGAACCCAAAGCACTTCAGGCTGGCTCACCCTTCCCTGAACTGTCCCTGGGCAGGACACTAATTCCTCTGTTCTAATCCCCTGGGTCAGTGCTGTCCCTCTCTGAGTAATATTCTATTTATAATTGAGCTTCTCATTCAGCATGCCTACTAGACAGAAACATACCAATCTAAGAGGTGGAGAGTCCTCGATTTCCTGACAGCAGTGTTTCCCAGTGTAAGTTAGTAAGTCAGTTACAGGAGTGGATTGTCTCTGCAGCCTGGGTAACACGTATAAACCTTTCCCTAGAAAAAGCTCCACTCCCAGGATAATAAGCCCAAATCCCCTGGCATCATCCTGAGAATCTCCTGGGACAATACTGTTGACACTAATTCAATATTTAGAGTAGTACTACCCTCAGCCCTGGAAAGAAGAAGCTCAGCAGGAGATTACGAGGCTGAGGTGGGGTGCAGGCAGTCCTTCTGAGGGAGGCTTTGGACGGCTAGCCATGAAAGCTGCCCtactatcatttttctttttaataatttatttatttttattctatgtgcattggtgttttgcctgcatgtatgtctatgtgaggatgTTGGGTCCCctaacactggagttacagatagttgtgagcctccatgagggtgctgggaattaaaccctggtcctctggaaggacagtcagtgctcttaatcactgaaccatttctccagcccttttttcttttgagcccatgtgtggtggtgcatgcctttaaccctggcacttgggaagcagagaaggaagatcactgtgagtttgagtttgaggccagtctggtctacacagtaggtttcaggacaggcaggactaaaTAGacggaccctgtctcaaataatagaAATGATGATAAAGATAATAAAAGATTTGGTTGAGGGGggtgtttagtttttattttttgagaaagggcctcatcatgtagccctgactgacttggaactcacagagatccacatgcctctgcctcccaagtcctggtaTTAAAGACATATTCCACCATCCTCCCTCAAAAATCTGTTTATGTCcctttatgtatatgtgtgtgtctgtttgtctgtctgtataaACATTCACCAAGTACATGCAAGTGTactcagagaccacagagggAATCAGACCTCTGGAACTATTGTTACAAGTGGCTGTGCACcacctgatgtgtgtgtggacactgaactcaggtcctctgcagaagaagcaagtgctcttaacttctaagccatctctccagcctcctattCTGCTTTCTTAGCTCTAATAGAGTTGACAGCTGGGCTAGACGGATCACAGTCCAAACACAAAGTGTATAGTTATTAGGAAAAGCTGTTAGGAGGGGACTTTTTTAAGTATAGCAAAATTACTTTCTAGGCAACTGTTAACAAATCATAattggtaataaataaataaattaaaaaaaaagaatgggaggaTGCAGGTGAATGACAAGTATAGCAGCGAATCTGAGGCTGTTACTCTGCACACAGCTAGAGAACAAATGTGGCATGCTAAATGTCACACGATGGATTCATTGATAAGCAAGAGTTCTTACAAGAAAGGtttcaaatttattaaaatgtatcaaAACCAGTTTAGTTTTGGTCACTGCATTTGCATAAGGCAAATTAAACAActgatgttttaagaaaaaaaaacaaaaaaaaaacaaatcataatTGGCCTACCACATAAAGATGGTTCAGCCACGTATGAGATGAGGACTATACCATATAGCCTAATTATGTAACAGGCTGTATCATCTAGGTTTATGAAAGTAGACTCTAATGTtcacacaaagataaaaatccCATAAGGACCAGCTTCTCATTACATAATACATGACCGCATCACTTTTAACTGACCTTCATGCTGTTACAAGGCAAAAAGATATGAAAAAGGAGTTAACGCAGCAGAATTCtgaccatttttaaaaacacttgtcTTTGAGGTAGAATATCATGTAattcagattggccttgaactcatatgtAGTTAAGGATGACactgaactcctgaccctcctgtttctcccttccagagctgggattccaggcgtGTGCCAGTTCGCCCAGTTTTATGAAGTGCTGGGGACCCTGCCCAGGACTTCCTGCatattaggcaagcactccacaaCTGAACTGTATTTCCAGTCCACGTTTAAATAACTTTTCTAGTAACTACAGTTTGAAATGTAGGACTGAAAGTTAAaagtcaggagctggagagatggctcagcggttaagaactctgactgttcttccagaggacccaggttcaattcccagcagccacatggcagctcacaattgtctgaaaatccagttccaggagatctgacaccttcacaccaattcacataaaataaagttaaataaatcataaaaaattattctttaaaagggaaaaagaaagtttaaagtcTAAATTGAAAAGAACAGCAAATTATTTTTTCAGAACTAACTCCATGGAGCCTTGATGGATATATGCCATGAGATACCAgaatt harbors:
- the Cipc gene encoding CLOCK-interacting pacemaker isoform X1, with the translated sequence MERKMPSRESPRRLSAKPGRGPEVKRVARPLGVVAADSDKDSGFSDGSSECLSSAEQMESEDVLSASGWSREDRLQPNSRAANSAFPALSPMVVMKNVLVKQGSSSSQLQSWTVQPSFEVISAQPQLFVLHPPVPSPVSPCHTGEKKSDSRNYLPILNSYTKIAPHPGKRSLSLSSEERGASGVPKKICKERLGPVLSSSEPAKTGPVLSSPSTPAPPSSKLTEDSALQGVPSLGAGGSPQTLQPVSSSHVAKAPSLTFASPASPVCASDSTLHGLESSSPLSPLSASYSSPLWAAEQLCRSPDIFSEQRQSKHRRFQNTLVVLHKSGLLEITLKTKELIRQNQATQVELDQLKEQTQMFIEATKSRAPQAWAKLQASLTSGSSHSGSDLDALSDHPVI
- the Cipc gene encoding CLOCK-interacting pacemaker isoform X2, translated to MESEDVLSASGWSREDRLQPNSRAANSAFPALSPMVVMKNVLVKQGSSSSQLQSWTVQPSFEVISAQPQLFVLHPPVPSPVSPCHTGEKKSDSRNYLPILNSYTKIAPHPGKRSLSLSSEERGASGVPKKICKERLGPVLSSSEPAKTGPVLSSPSTPAPPSSKLTEDSALQGVPSLGAGGSPQTLQPVSSSHVAKAPSLTFASPASPVCASDSTLHGLESSSPLSPLSASYSSPLWAAEQLCRSPDIFSEQRQSKHRRFQNTLVVLHKSGLLEITLKTKELIRQNQATQVELDQLKEQTQMFIEATKSRAPQAWAKLQASLTSGSSHSGSDLDALSDHPVI